The genomic region CTAGGATTGCTCGTGTCCGTAGTGAACAATAAATTAATTAAGCAGAACTCGGCAGATTGGGAAGTCAGTTTGCCGAGTTCTGCTGTATTAGAGTTACGGCGATCGCTTCTAGATTGGTATCACCAATTTGGCCGTGACTTACCTTGGCGGCGCAATCGAGATCCTTACGCCATTTGGATCTCCGAAATCATGTTGCAGCAAACCCAAGTCAAAACCGTCATTCCTTACTACGAGCGTTGGCTAACTCTGTTTCCTACGGTAACCACCTTGGCAGTGGCTGAGCAGCAACAAGTTCTCAAAGCATGGCAAGGCCTAGGATATTATGCTCGGGCTCGCAACTTGCACCGTACCGCTCAGGTGATTGTTGAGCAATACGACGCTACCTTTCCCCAAGACTTAATAGCTGTTCTACAGCTTCCTGGCATTGGCCGCACTACTGCTGGCGGAATTTTGAGTGCAGCTTTTAATCAAGTAGTCGCTATTTTGGATGGTAATGTGAAGCGAGTGCTGACTCGTTTAGCGGCAATAGAGGTTCCCCCCTCGAAAGCGACTAAACAACTCTGGCAACTCTCCGAAACGATTCTTGATCCAAAGCAGCCCAGAAACTTTAATCAAGCATTGATGGACTTAGGGGCTACACTTTGCACTCCCCAAAATCCTGCTTGTCTGATTTGTCCTTGGAGTGCTTACTGTCGAGCTTATCAATTTAATCTGCAATCTGAACTACCTATGTCTGAAACTCGCGCCCCTCTCCCTCACAAGTTGATCGGTGTCGCCGTCATTTGGAACGACCAAGGTCAAATCCTCATCGATCGCCGCCGTCAAGAAGGACTATTAGGTGGCTTGTGGGAATTTCCCGGTGGCAAAGTTGAGCCAGGAGAAACTGTAGAAGCCTGCATCCAGCGAGAAATTCGAGAAGAGTTAGGCATTGAGGTAGCGGTAGGCGATCGCCTAATTACCATTGACCATGCCTACACTCACTTCCGTGTCACCTTAAATGTGCATCATTGTCGCCATGTCAGCGGAGACCCCCAACCGATCGAATGTGATGAAGTGCGCTGGGTGACTTTAGCAGAAATTGATCAGTTTCCCTTCCCGAAGGCGAATGTACAAATCATTGAAGCCTTACGCCAAACGAGCAACGTTTAACTCATCTGCATCAATTCCCTTAAAATCGGGATTGGGC from Trichocoleus desertorum ATA4-8-CV12 harbors:
- the mutY gene encoding A/G-specific adenine glycosylase, producing the protein MPSSAVLELRRSLLDWYHQFGRDLPWRRNRDPYAIWISEIMLQQTQVKTVIPYYERWLTLFPTVTTLAVAEQQQVLKAWQGLGYYARARNLHRTAQVIVEQYDATFPQDLIAVLQLPGIGRTTAGGILSAAFNQVVAILDGNVKRVLTRLAAIEVPPSKATKQLWQLSETILDPKQPRNFNQALMDLGATLCTPQNPACLICPWSAYCRAYQFNLQSELPMSETRAPLPHKLIGVAVIWNDQGQILIDRRRQEGLLGGLWEFPGGKVEPGETVEACIQREIREELGIEVAVGDRLITIDHAYTHFRVTLNVHHCRHVSGDPQPIECDEVRWVTLAEIDQFPFPKANVQIIEALRQTSNV